In the Rhinatrema bivittatum chromosome 6, aRhiBiv1.1, whole genome shotgun sequence genome, one interval contains:
- the LOC115094702 gene encoding olfactory receptor 1019-like, translating into MGEMEKVNHTEVTEFIILGFSDLPEMQLLLFLVFLIIFLMSMMGNLLIISAVCSEPHLQTPMFFFLINLSFLEICYVTVTVPKLLAMLITQYKIISFTQCIIQMHLFLSCTNIEFYLLTSMAYDRYVAICNPLRYTVIMNRKVCLILVIASWMTGFLNPVPHTLIVSQSSFCSSNEINHFFCDLTALMALSCSGTSVIEIIIYIEGSILVFTPFMLTVTSYVYIISAILKIRSAKGRQKAFSTCSSHLTVVILFYGTSFGVYMRPKSVSSMDVNKLLTVVYITAIPLLNPLIYSLRNKELKEALWKASRILKNYFSQELIKLFTQYLVAKSQQ; encoded by the coding sequence ATGGGAGAAATGGAAAAGGTAAATCACACTGAAGTGACAGAATTCATCATTCTGGGGTTCTCTGACCTTCCTGAGATGCAGCTTCTCCTTTTTCTTgtctttttgattatttttctgaTGTCCATGATGGGGAACCTTCTTATTATTTCTGCAGTATGCTCTGAACCTCATTTACAAACTCCCATGTTCTTTTTCCTCATCAACTTGTCCTTCCTAGAAATCTGTTATGTGACTGTCACAGTGCCTAAATTGTTAGCGATGCTCATAACACAATATaagatcatctctttcacacAATGTATAATCCAGATGCATCTCTTCCTGTCCTGCACAAATATAGAATTCTATCTTCTCACCTCCATGGCTTATGATCGTTATGTTGCCATCTGCAATCCCTTGCGTTACACCGTCATCATGAACAGGAAAGTCTGCCTAATTCTTGTTATTGCTTCGTGGATGACTGGTTTTCTAAATCCAGTTCCCCACACTCTTATTGTCTCACAATCATCTTTCTGTAGCTCCAATGAaattaaccatttcttctgtgacctgACAGCACTGATGGCCCTGTCATGTTCAGGGACTTCTGTCATTGAAATTATAATCTATATTGAAGGTTCAATATTGGTTTTTACTCCTTTCATGTTAACAGTTACATCGTATGTGTACATTATTTCTGCCATCCTGAAAATCCGCTCTGCTAAGGGTAGAcaaaaggccttctccacctgctcctcccacctcacagttgtcattttattttatggaaCCTCTTTTGGTGTGTACATGAGACCCAAGTCTGTCTCTTCCATGGATGTTAACAAACTGCTTACTGTAGTGTATATAACTGCAATTCCACTGCTCAATCCTTTGATTTACAGCCTCAGAAACAAGGAGCTGAAAGAAGCCCTCTGGAAAGCAAGCAGAATATTGAAGAACTATTTTTCTCAAGAATTAATAAAACTCTTCACACAGTATTTGGTGGCAAAATCTCAACAATGA